One stretch of Pseudomonas fluorescens Q2-87 DNA includes these proteins:
- a CDS encoding sugar ABC transporter ATP-binding protein: MSVRDPNAVLCVSGIGKTYAQPVLTGIDLTLMRGEVLALTGENGAGKSTLSKIIGGLVTPTTGQMQFQGQDYRPGSRTQAEELGVRMVMQELNLLPTLSVAENLFLDNLPGCGGWINRKQLRQAAIEAMAQVGLDAIDPDTLVGELGIGHQQMVEIARNLIGDCHVLILDEPTAMLTAREVEMLFEQITRLQARGVAIIYISHRLEELARVAQRIAVLRDGNLVCVEPMANYNSEQLVTLMVGRELGEHIDLGPRQIGAPALTVKGLNRADKVRDVSFEVRSGEIFGISGLIGAGRTELLRLIFGADAADSGTVALGSPAKVANIRSPADAVAHGIALITEDRKGEGLLLTQSIAANIALGNMPEISSAGLVNGRDESALAQRQIDAMRIRSSSPTQLVSELSGGNQQKVVIGRWLERDCSVLLFDEPTRGIDVGAKFDIYALLGELTRQGKALVVVSSDLRELMLICDRIGVLSAGRLIDTFERDSWTQDDLLAAAFAGYQKRDALLNEAAPRDLS; this comes from the coding sequence ATGTCCGTTCGCGACCCGAACGCTGTCCTTTGCGTCAGCGGCATCGGCAAGACCTATGCCCAGCCGGTACTGACCGGCATCGACCTGACGCTGATGCGCGGCGAAGTGCTGGCGCTGACTGGCGAAAATGGCGCCGGCAAAAGCACCTTGTCCAAGATCATCGGCGGGTTGGTGACGCCGACCACCGGGCAGATGCAGTTTCAAGGGCAGGATTATCGCCCCGGCAGCCGTACCCAGGCTGAAGAATTGGGCGTGCGCATGGTGATGCAGGAACTCAACCTGCTGCCGACCCTGTCCGTGGCTGAAAACCTGTTTCTCGACAACCTGCCCGGCTGTGGTGGCTGGATCAACCGCAAGCAATTGCGCCAGGCCGCGATCGAGGCCATGGCCCAGGTGGGACTCGATGCGATCGACCCCGACACGTTGGTCGGTGAGTTGGGTATCGGCCATCAACAAATGGTCGAGATCGCCCGCAACCTGATCGGCGATTGCCATGTACTGATTCTCGACGAGCCGACCGCCATGCTGACGGCCCGTGAAGTCGAGATGCTCTTTGAACAGATCACCCGCCTGCAGGCCCGGGGCGTGGCGATCATCTACATTTCCCATCGTCTCGAAGAACTGGCACGGGTGGCGCAGCGCATCGCGGTATTGCGTGACGGCAACCTCGTCTGCGTCGAGCCGATGGCCAACTACAACAGCGAACAACTGGTGACCCTGATGGTCGGCCGGGAGCTGGGCGAGCACATCGACCTCGGCCCGCGCCAGATTGGCGCGCCGGCCCTGACCGTCAAGGGCCTGAACCGTGCCGACAAGGTTCGCGACGTGTCCTTCGAAGTCCGCAGCGGTGAGATCTTCGGCATCTCCGGCCTGATCGGGGCAGGGCGTACCGAACTGTTGCGCCTGATTTTCGGCGCCGATGCCGCCGACAGCGGCACTGTGGCGCTGGGCTCGCCGGCCAAGGTCGCGAACATTCGGTCGCCGGCCGATGCGGTGGCCCACGGTATCGCCTTGATCACCGAAGACCGAAAGGGCGAAGGCCTACTGCTGACGCAATCCATCGCGGCCAACATTGCCCTGGGCAACATGCCGGAGATTTCCAGCGCCGGCCTGGTCAATGGTCGCGACGAAAGCGCCCTGGCGCAGCGCCAGATCGACGCCATGCGCATCCGCAGTTCCAGCCCGACGCAGTTGGTGTCCGAGTTGTCGGGCGGCAACCAGCAGAAAGTCGTGATCGGTCGCTGGCTCGAACGTGATTGCTCGGTGCTGTTGTTCGACGAGCCGACCCGTGGCATCGACGTCGGCGCCAAGTTCGACATCTATGCACTGCTCGGTGAGTTGACGCGCCAGGGCAAGGCGCTGGTCGTGGTGTCCAGTGACCTGCGCGAACTGATGCTGATCTGTGACCGCATCGGCGTGCTGTCGGCCGGGCGCCTGATCGATACCTTCGAGCGTGACAGCTGGACCCAGGATGACTTGCTTGCCGCCGCATTCGCCGGCTACCAGAAACGTGATGCGTTGCTCAACGAAGCAGCGCCTAGGGATCTTTCATGA
- a CDS encoding DUF1654 domain-containing protein, producing MPTVKYCMHVQLNKDNPVATPPAATTPLDSYTRLGLRVSKIINAPTAQKAKAALIFRLPDEPVDEWERLLEEIDENDNVTLAYRDDGGVQVFWVVPKED from the coding sequence ATGCCTACGGTTAAATACTGTATGCACGTACAGCTTAATAAGGATAATCCTGTGGCCACCCCTCCCGCTGCAACTACCCCTTTAGATTCCTATACGCGACTTGGCCTTCGGGTCTCGAAAATCATCAACGCCCCCACTGCCCAAAAAGCCAAGGCAGCCCTGATATTCCGCCTTCCCGACGAACCGGTGGATGAGTGGGAGCGCCTGTTGGAGGAAATCGACGAGAACGACAACGTGACCCTCGCCTATCGCGACGATGGCGGCGTGCAGGTTTTCTGGGTAGTGCCGAAGGAAGATTGA
- a CDS encoding DUF2214 family protein yields the protein MLAHWFLAAIHLLAFALGFWAVLTRGTALRRLAGGVDAVRNVLIADNVWGVSALVLLVTGGMRAFGGYEKGSDYYLHQPLFHLKMTFLVLILLLEIAPMITLIKWRVALGKGAAIDPSKAGRFARISHIEALLLVLMVIAATGMARGVSLG from the coding sequence ATGTTGGCTCATTGGTTTCTGGCGGCCATTCATCTTCTTGCGTTCGCCCTAGGTTTCTGGGCGGTGCTGACGCGCGGCACAGCGCTACGACGCCTGGCAGGAGGCGTGGACGCTGTTCGGAATGTGTTGATTGCGGACAATGTCTGGGGCGTGTCGGCGCTGGTGTTATTGGTCACCGGCGGGATGCGGGCTTTTGGCGGCTATGAAAAAGGCTCGGACTATTACCTGCACCAACCGCTGTTCCACCTGAAGATGACCTTTCTGGTGTTGATCCTGTTGCTTGAGATCGCGCCGATGATCACTTTGATCAAGTGGCGCGTGGCCTTGGGCAAGGGGGCGGCGATCGATCCATCGAAAGCCGGGCGGTTTGCGCGGATCAGCCACATCGAAGCCTTGCTGCTGGTCTTGATGGTGATCGCGGCCACCGGAATGGCCCGAGGTGTAAGCCTGGGCTGA
- a CDS encoding peptidylprolyl isomerase, with protein sequence MTQVKLTTNHGDIVLELNAEKAPLTVANFLEYVKAGHYENTVFHRVIGNFMIQGGGFEPGMKEKKDKRPSIQNEADNGLPNEKYSVAMARTMEPHSASAQFFINVADNSFLNHSSKTTQGWGYAVFGKVVEGTDVVDKIKGVSTTSKAGHQDVPAEDVIIEKAEIIE encoded by the coding sequence ATGACTCAAGTCAAACTGACCACCAACCACGGCGACATCGTCCTGGAACTGAACGCCGAGAAGGCACCGCTGACCGTTGCCAACTTCCTCGAATACGTCAAGGCCGGCCATTACGAAAACACCGTTTTCCACCGTGTCATCGGTAACTTCATGATCCAGGGCGGCGGTTTCGAGCCAGGCATGAAAGAAAAGAAAGACAAGCGCCCGAGCATCCAGAACGAAGCGGACAACGGCTTGCCGAACGAAAAATACAGCGTCGCCATGGCCCGTACCATGGAGCCGCATTCGGCCTCCGCGCAATTCTTCATCAACGTGGCCGACAACAGCTTCCTGAACCACAGCAGCAAGACCACCCAGGGCTGGGGCTACGCAGTGTTCGGCAAAGTGGTCGAAGGCACTGACGTCGTCGACAAGATCAAGGGTGTCTCCACCACTTCCAAGGCGGGCCACCAGGACGTCCCGGCAGAAGACGTGATCATCGAGAAAGCCGAGATCATTGAGTGA
- a CDS encoding endonuclease yields MSIRCFALLLVFIATGAQAGAPRTFNEAKKVAWKLYAPQSTEFYCGCKYTGNRVNLAACGYVPRKNASRAARIEWEHIVPAWEIGHQRQCWQAGGRKNCTRYDPVYQRAEADLHNLVPSIGEVNGDRSNFSFGWLPVQKGQYGSCLTQVDFKAKKVMPRPSIRGMIARTYFYMSKQYGLRLSKQDRRLYEAWDKTYPVESWERQRNQSVACVMGRGNEFVGPVDMKACG; encoded by the coding sequence ATGAGTATTCGCTGTTTTGCTTTATTGCTTGTGTTCATCGCCACGGGCGCACAGGCCGGTGCGCCGCGCACCTTCAACGAAGCCAAGAAAGTCGCCTGGAAACTCTACGCCCCGCAATCCACCGAGTTCTACTGCGGCTGCAAATACACCGGCAATCGCGTGAACCTGGCGGCTTGCGGTTATGTGCCCCGCAAGAATGCCAGCCGCGCCGCACGCATTGAGTGGGAACATATCGTCCCGGCGTGGGAGATCGGCCATCAGCGTCAATGCTGGCAGGCAGGCGGTCGCAAGAATTGCACGCGCTACGACCCGGTCTATCAACGGGCCGAGGCCGACCTCCATAACCTGGTGCCGAGCATCGGGGAAGTGAATGGCGACCGCAGCAATTTCAGCTTCGGTTGGCTGCCCGTGCAGAAAGGCCAGTATGGCTCATGCCTGACCCAGGTGGATTTCAAGGCGAAGAAGGTCATGCCTCGTCCGTCGATCCGGGGCATGATCGCCAGGACGTATTTCTACATGAGTAAACAATACGGCTTGCGCCTTTCGAAGCAGGACCGGCGCCTGTACGAAGCCTGGGACAAGACCTACCCGGTCGAAAGCTGGGAACGCCAGCGCAACCAGAGCGTGGCGTGCGTGATGGGGCGCGGCAATGAGTTCGTGGGCCCGGTGGACATGAAGGCCTGTGGTTGA
- a CDS encoding SPOR domain-containing protein, whose translation MRKLAWVIAVMMLAGCGEGRDVQAPKPKPAATSVPVAAAPQWAVEVRGETPQAVSDLTGWLIEHSFMSSVVRENGKDRVLVGPFSSKAEAEAKQEQVVAALVRAKKRNIETFVVDFPTAQ comes from the coding sequence GTGCGCAAATTGGCTTGGGTTATCGCGGTAATGATGCTGGCAGGATGTGGTGAAGGACGTGATGTCCAGGCACCGAAGCCCAAGCCCGCCGCGACGTCCGTACCGGTGGCCGCCGCACCGCAATGGGCTGTCGAGGTGCGGGGTGAAACGCCGCAGGCCGTCAGCGACCTGACCGGGTGGCTCATCGAGCACAGCTTCATGTCGAGTGTCGTCAGGGAAAACGGCAAGGACCGGGTCCTGGTTGGCCCGTTCAGTTCCAAGGCCGAAGCCGAAGCCAAGCAAGAGCAGGTCGTTGCCGCGTTGGTTCGGGCGAAAAAACGCAACATCGAGACATTCGTGGTGGATTTCCCGACGGCCCAGTGA
- the csrA gene encoding carbon storage regulator CsrA, giving the protein MLILTRKVGESINIGDDITITILGVSGQQVRIGINAPKNVAVHREEIYQRIQAGLTAPDKPQTP; this is encoded by the coding sequence ATGCTGATACTCACCCGCAAAGTCGGTGAAAGCATAAACATTGGTGACGACATCACGATCACCATTCTGGGCGTTAGCGGCCAGCAAGTCCGGATCGGCATCAACGCCCCGAAAAACGTTGCGGTGCATCGCGAAGAGATTTATCAGCGTATTCAGGCAGGCCTTACCGCCCCTGACAAACCGCAAACTCCCTGA
- a CDS encoding UDP-2,3-diacylglucosamine diphosphatase, which translates to MILLISDLHLEEERPDITRAFLDLLATRARSAQALYILGDFFEAWIGDDAMTPFQRSICQALRELSDSGTAIFLMHGNRDFMLGQAFCKAAGCTLLKDPSVVQFKGEPVLLMHGDSLCTRDEGYMKLRRWLRNPVTLFILRHLPLASRQKLARKLRSESRAQTRMKANDIVDVTPEEVPRIMQQYGVKTLVHGHTHRPAIHKLQLGEHAARRIVLGDWDKQGWALQVDEQGFALAPFGFTPPPQLPAPDTISSPT; encoded by the coding sequence GTGATACTGCTGATTTCAGACTTGCATCTGGAAGAGGAGCGCCCGGACATTACCCGGGCGTTTCTGGATTTACTCGCCACACGCGCCCGCTCGGCGCAAGCGTTGTACATTCTGGGCGACTTTTTCGAAGCCTGGATCGGCGACGATGCCATGACCCCGTTCCAGCGCTCCATCTGCCAGGCCCTGCGCGAGTTGAGCGACAGCGGCACGGCCATTTTCCTGATGCACGGCAATCGCGACTTCATGCTGGGGCAGGCTTTCTGCAAGGCGGCCGGCTGCACCCTGCTCAAGGACCCGAGTGTCGTGCAGTTCAAGGGTGAACCGGTGCTGCTGATGCACGGCGACAGCCTCTGCACCCGGGACGAAGGCTACATGAAACTGCGGCGCTGGCTGCGCAACCCGGTCACGCTGTTCATCCTGCGCCACCTGCCCCTGGCCAGCCGCCAGAAGCTGGCGCGCAAGCTGCGCAGCGAAAGTCGCGCGCAGACGCGGATGAAAGCCAACGACATTGTCGACGTCACGCCAGAAGAGGTCCCGCGGATCATGCAGCAATACGGGGTGAAGACCCTGGTCCACGGCCACACCCACCGTCCCGCCATTCATAAGCTGCAACTGGGCGAGCACGCTGCCCGGCGCATTGTGCTGGGGGACTGGGACAAGCAAGGCTGGGCCTTGCAGGTGGATGAACAGGGGTTTGCGCTGGCGCCGTTCGGGTTTACCCCGCCGCCGCAGCTGCCAGCACCTGACACAATTTCCAGCCCAACCTGA
- a CDS encoding glutamine--tRNA ligase/YqeY domain fusion protein: MSKPTVDPTANSKTGPAVPVNFLRPIIQADLDSGKHTQIVTRFPPEPNGYLHIGHAKSICVNFGLAQEFGGVTHLRFDDTNPAKEDQEYIDAIESDVKWLGFQWSGEVRYASQYFDQLHDWAVELIKAGKAYVCDLTPEQAREYRGSLTEPGKDSPFRGRSVEENLDLFARMRAGEFPDGARVLRAKIDMASPNMNLRDPIMYRIRHAHHHQTGDKWCIYPNYDFTHGQSDAIEGITHSICTLEFESHRPLYEWFLEHLPVPAHPRQYEFSRLNLNYTITSKRKLKQLVDEKHVNGWDDPRMSTLSGFRRRGYTPKSIRNFCEMVGTNRSDGVVDFGMLEFSIRDDLDHSAPRAMCVLRPLKVVITNYPEGQVENLELPRHPKEDMGVRVLPFAREIYIDRDDFMEEPPKGYKRLEPAGEVRLRGSYVIRADEAIKDADGNIVELRCSYDPDTLGKNPEGRKVKGVIHWVPAAASVECEVRLYDRLFRSPNPEKAEDSASFLDNINPDSLQVLTGCRAEPSLGNAQPEDRFQFEREGYFCADIKDSKPGAPVFNRTVTLRDSWGQ; this comes from the coding sequence ATGAGCAAGCCCACTGTCGACCCTACCGCGAATTCCAAGACCGGCCCGGCTGTGCCGGTCAACTTCCTGCGCCCGATCATCCAGGCGGACCTGGATTCGGGTAAGCACACACAGATCGTCACTCGCTTCCCGCCGGAGCCCAACGGCTACCTGCACATCGGTCACGCCAAGTCGATCTGCGTGAACTTCGGCCTGGCCCAGGAGTTCGGCGGCGTCACGCACCTGCGTTTCGACGACACCAACCCGGCCAAGGAAGACCAGGAATACATCGACGCGATCGAAAGCGACGTCAAGTGGCTGGGTTTCCAATGGTCCGGTGAAGTGCGCTACGCCTCGCAGTATTTCGACCAACTGCATGACTGGGCCGTTGAGTTGATCAAGGCCGGCAAGGCCTACGTGTGCGACCTGACGCCCGAGCAGGCGCGCGAATACCGTGGCAGCTTGACTGAGCCTGGCAAGGACAGCCCGTTCCGTGGTCGCAGCGTCGAAGAGAACCTGGACCTGTTCGCTCGCATGCGCGCCGGTGAATTCCCGGACGGCGCACGGGTGCTGCGGGCCAAGATCGACATGGCCTCGCCGAACATGAACCTGCGCGACCCGATCATGTACCGCATCCGTCACGCCCATCACCACCAGACCGGTGACAAGTGGTGCATCTACCCCAACTATGACTTCACCCACGGTCAGTCGGACGCCATCGAAGGCATCACCCACTCGATCTGCACCCTGGAGTTCGAAAGCCATCGTCCGCTGTATGAATGGTTCCTCGAACACCTGCCCGTGCCGGCCCACCCGCGCCAGTACGAATTCAGCCGCCTGAACCTGAACTACACCATCACCAGCAAGCGCAAGCTCAAGCAACTGGTGGACGAGAAGCACGTCAACGGCTGGGACGACCCGCGCATGTCGACGCTGTCGGGCTTCCGTCGTCGCGGCTACACGCCAAAATCGATCCGCAACTTCTGCGAGATGGTCGGCACCAACCGTTCCGACGGCGTAGTGGACTTCGGCATGCTGGAATTCAGCATCCGTGACGACCTCGACCACAGCGCCCCGCGCGCCATGTGCGTGCTGCGTCCGCTGAAAGTCGTGATCACCAACTACCCGGAAGGCCAGGTCGAGAACCTCGAGCTGCCGCGCCATCCGAAAGAAGACATGGGCGTGCGCGTCCTGCCGTTCGCCCGGGAGATCTACATCGACCGCGACGACTTCATGGAAGAGCCGCCAAAAGGCTACAAGCGCCTTGAGCCAGCCGGTGAAGTGCGCCTGCGTGGCAGCTACGTGATCCGCGCCGACGAAGCCATCAAGGACGCCGACGGCAACATCGTCGAGCTGCGTTGCTCCTACGATCCCGACACCCTGGGCAAGAACCCGGAAGGTCGCAAGGTCAAGGGCGTGATCCACTGGGTGCCGGCCGCCGCCAGCGTCGAGTGCGAAGTACGCCTGTACGATCGCCTGTTCCGTTCGCCGAACCCGGAGAAGGCCGAAGACAGCGCCAGCTTCCTGGACAACATCAACCCTGACTCCCTGCAAGTTCTCACGGGTTGTCGTGCCGAGCCTTCGCTGGGCAACGCACAGCCGGAAGACCGTTTCCAGTTCGAGCGCGAAGGCTACTTCTGTGCGGATATCAAGGACTCGAAACCCGGTGCTCCGGTGTTCAACCGTACCGTGACCTTGCGCGATTCCTGGGGTCAGTGA
- a CDS encoding sugar ABC transporter substrate-binding protein — MKLPFAGRLLAVAMLAAASATLPFSSAFAQTAEKPKVALVMKSLANEFFLTMEDGAKAYQKEHSADFDLISNGIKDETDTANQIRIVEQMIVSKVDALIIAPADSKAMVPVIKKAVDAGITVINIDNQLDPAVVKSKNINVPFVGPDNRKGARLVGEYLAKQLKAGDEVGIIEGVSTTTNAQARTAGFKDAMEAAQVKVVSLQSGDWEINKGNQVAASMLSEYPNIKALLAGNDSMAVGAVSAVRAAGKAGKVQVVGYDNINAIKPMLKDGRVLATADQFAAKQAVFGIETALKILKGEKVDSGTNGVIETPVELVTK; from the coding sequence ATGAAGTTGCCATTCGCTGGACGCCTTCTCGCTGTCGCCATGCTCGCGGCCGCATCCGCTACGTTGCCTTTCTCCTCGGCATTTGCCCAGACCGCTGAAAAACCCAAGGTCGCCTTGGTCATGAAATCATTGGCCAATGAATTCTTCCTGACCATGGAAGATGGCGCCAAGGCCTATCAGAAGGAACACTCCGCCGATTTCGATCTGATCTCCAACGGGATCAAGGATGAAACCGACACCGCCAACCAGATCCGCATTGTCGAGCAGATGATCGTGTCCAAGGTCGATGCCCTGATCATCGCCCCGGCAGATTCCAAGGCCATGGTCCCGGTGATCAAGAAGGCCGTCGATGCCGGCATCACCGTGATCAACATCGATAACCAGCTCGACCCAGCCGTGGTCAAGAGCAAGAACATCAATGTGCCTTTCGTAGGCCCGGACAACCGCAAGGGCGCGCGCCTGGTGGGTGAGTACCTGGCCAAGCAGCTCAAGGCCGGTGACGAAGTCGGCATCATCGAAGGCGTGTCCACCACCACCAATGCCCAGGCGCGGACTGCTGGCTTCAAGGATGCAATGGAAGCGGCGCAGGTCAAGGTCGTTTCCCTGCAATCGGGCGATTGGGAAATCAACAAAGGCAACCAGGTTGCCGCGTCGATGCTCAGCGAATACCCGAACATCAAGGCGCTGCTGGCCGGTAACGACAGCATGGCGGTTGGTGCGGTCTCGGCCGTGCGCGCTGCGGGCAAGGCGGGCAAGGTGCAAGTGGTCGGCTACGACAACATCAATGCCATCAAGCCGATGCTCAAGGACGGTCGCGTGCTGGCGACAGCCGACCAGTTCGCCGCCAAGCAGGCGGTGTTCGGCATCGAGACGGCCTTGAAGATTCTCAAGGGCGAAAAAGTCGACAGCGGCACCAACGGCGTTATCGAAACTCCGGTCGAGCTGGTGACCAAGTAG
- the cysS gene encoding cysteine--tRNA ligase, with translation MLTIYNTLTKSKEVFKPLDGNKVRMYVCGMTVYDYCHIGHGRSMVAFDLVTRWLRFSGYDLTYVRNITDIEDKIINRARENGEPYDALTERMIQAMHEDEARLNILKPDLEPRATDHIPGMLSMIQTLIDKGYAYAPGNGDVYYRVAKFMGYGKLSRKKIEDLRIGARIEVDESKEDPLDFVLWKGAKPGEPSWDSPWGAGRPGWHIECSVMSTCCLGETFDIHGGGSDLEFPHHENEIAQSEAATGKTYANAWMHCGMIRINGEKMSKSLNNFFTIRDVLDKYHPEVVRYLLVSSHYRSAINYSEDNLKDAKGALERFYHALKGLPAVPPAGGEGFVARFTEVMNDDFGTPEACAVLFEMVREINRLRESDLNAAAGLAARLKELASVLGVLQLEADDFLQAGAEGRVDAAEVDALIQARLTARTNKDWAESDRIRDQLTAMGVVLEDGKGGTTWRLAD, from the coding sequence GTGCTTACGATCTACAACACGCTCACCAAGAGCAAAGAAGTCTTCAAGCCGCTGGATGGCAACAAGGTCCGCATGTACGTCTGCGGGATGACCGTGTACGACTACTGCCACATCGGGCACGGTCGCAGCATGGTCGCCTTCGACCTGGTGACCCGCTGGCTGCGTTTCAGTGGTTACGACCTGACCTACGTGCGCAACATCACCGACATCGAAGACAAGATCATCAATCGTGCCCGCGAAAATGGTGAACCCTACGATGCGCTGACCGAGCGCATGATCCAGGCCATGCACGAGGACGAGGCGCGCCTCAATATCCTCAAGCCGGATCTGGAGCCGCGTGCCACGGACCACATCCCTGGCATGCTGAGCATGATCCAGACCCTGATCGACAAGGGCTACGCCTACGCACCGGGCAATGGCGACGTGTATTACCGCGTCGCCAAGTTCATGGGCTACGGCAAGTTGTCGCGCAAGAAGATCGAAGACCTGCGCATCGGTGCGCGCATCGAAGTCGACGAGTCCAAGGAAGATCCGCTGGACTTCGTGCTGTGGAAGGGCGCCAAGCCGGGCGAGCCGAGCTGGGATTCGCCGTGGGGCGCCGGGCGTCCGGGCTGGCACATCGAATGCTCGGTAATGTCCACCTGCTGCCTGGGCGAGACCTTCGACATTCATGGCGGCGGCAGCGACCTGGAATTCCCGCACCACGAAAACGAAATCGCCCAGAGCGAAGCCGCCACCGGTAAGACCTACGCCAACGCCTGGATGCATTGCGGCATGATCCGCATCAATGGCGAGAAGATGTCCAAGTCGTTGAACAACTTCTTCACCATTCGCGACGTGCTGGACAAGTACCACCCGGAAGTCGTGCGTTACCTGTTGGTGTCGAGCCACTACCGCAGCGCTATCAACTACTCGGAGGACAACCTCAAGGACGCCAAGGGCGCCCTGGAGCGTTTCTACCATGCGTTGAAAGGCCTGCCGGCTGTGCCGCCGGCCGGTGGCGAAGGGTTCGTCGCACGCTTTACCGAAGTGATGAACGACGACTTCGGCACGCCGGAAGCGTGTGCGGTGCTGTTCGAGATGGTGCGCGAGATCAACCGCCTGCGTGAGAGCGATCTCAATGCAGCGGCGGGCCTGGCGGCGCGTTTGAAGGAATTGGCCAGCGTATTGGGTGTGTTGCAGCTTGAGGCTGACGACTTTCTCCAGGCCGGTGCCGAAGGTCGTGTGGACGCCGCCGAGGTGGACGCATTGATCCAGGCGCGCCTGACCGCGCGGACCAACAAGGACTGGGCCGAATCCGACCGCATCCGCGACCAGCTCACCGCCATGGGCGTGGTGCTGGAAGACGGCAAGGGCGGCACGACCTGGCGCCTGGCGGACTGA
- a CDS encoding DHA2 family efflux MFS transporter permease subunit, giving the protein MSNNASFTPPSLLLSTIGLSLATFMQVLDTTIANVALPTISGNLGVSSEQGTWVITSFAVSNAIALPLTGWLSRRFGEVKLFLWATMLFVLASFLCGISTSMPELIGFRVLQGLVAGPLYPMTQTLLIAVYPPAKRGMALALLAMVTVVAPIAGPILGGWITDSYSWPWIFFINVPIGVFAAMVVKQQLKARPVVTSRQPMDYVGLIMLIIGVGALQVILDKGNDLDWFESNFIIVGALISLVALAVFVIWEMTDRHPVVNLRLFAYRNFRIGTLVLVGGYAGFFGINLILPQWLQTQMGYTATWAGLAVAPIGILPVVMSPFVGKYAHKFDLRLLAGLAFLAMGLSCFMRAGFTNEVDFQHVALVQLFMGIGVALFFMPTLSILMSDLPPHQIADGAGLATFLRTLGGSFAASLTTWIWIRRADQHHAYLSESISTFEPATREALNQLGGASTPAYAQLDRILTSQAYMLSTVDYFTLLGWAFVGLIVLVWLAKPPFAAKAGPASAGH; this is encoded by the coding sequence ATGAGCAATAACGCGTCCTTCACGCCGCCCAGCCTGTTGCTCAGCACCATCGGGCTGTCGCTGGCGACGTTTATGCAGGTGCTCGACACCACCATCGCCAACGTCGCCTTGCCGACCATTTCCGGGAACTTGGGTGTCAGCTCGGAGCAGGGCACTTGGGTCATCACCTCGTTTGCGGTGAGCAACGCCATTGCGCTTCCGCTGACCGGATGGCTGAGCCGTCGGTTCGGCGAGGTGAAGCTGTTCTTGTGGGCGACCATGTTGTTCGTGCTCGCGTCGTTCCTGTGCGGTATTTCCACCTCGATGCCGGAACTGATTGGCTTTCGTGTGTTGCAGGGGTTGGTGGCCGGGCCGTTGTACCCGATGACCCAGACCTTGTTGATTGCCGTGTATCCGCCGGCCAAGCGCGGCATGGCCCTCGCGTTACTGGCGATGGTCACGGTGGTGGCCCCGATCGCCGGGCCGATTTTGGGCGGCTGGATCACCGACAGCTATAGCTGGCCGTGGATCTTCTTCATCAACGTGCCCATCGGGGTCTTCGCGGCGATGGTGGTGAAGCAGCAACTCAAGGCGCGGCCGGTGGTCACCAGCCGACAGCCGATGGACTACGTCGGGTTGATCATGCTGATCATCGGGGTCGGCGCGCTCCAGGTGATTCTCGACAAGGGCAACGACCTGGACTGGTTCGAATCGAACTTCATCATTGTCGGTGCGCTGATCTCGTTGGTCGCCCTGGCGGTTTTCGTGATTTGGGAAATGACCGACCGCCACCCGGTGGTCAATCTCCGGCTGTTTGCCTACCGCAACTTTCGCATCGGCACCCTTGTGCTGGTGGGGGGCTACGCCGGTTTCTTCGGCATCAACCTGATCCTGCCGCAGTGGTTGCAGACCCAGATGGGCTACACCGCCACCTGGGCCGGGCTGGCGGTGGCGCCCATCGGGATCCTGCCGGTGGTAATGTCGCCCTTCGTCGGCAAGTACGCGCATAAGTTCGACCTGCGTCTGCTGGCCGGGCTGGCGTTCCTCGCCATGGGCCTGAGTTGCTTCATGCGCGCCGGGTTCACCAATGAAGTGGATTTCCAGCACGTCGCCCTGGTGCAGTTGTTCATGGGCATTGGCGTGGCGCTGTTCTTCATGCCGACCCTGAGCATCCTGATGTCGGACCTGCCACCGCACCAGATTGCCGATGGCGCGGGGCTGGCAACATTTCTGCGGACCTTGGGCGGTAGCTTCGCCGCGTCCCTGACCACCTGGATCTGGATCCGTCGGGCTGATCAGCACCATGCCTACCTGAGCGAAAGCATCAGCACCTTCGAACCGGCCACCCGCGAGGCGCTCAACCAGCTCGGCGGCGCCAGTACCCCGGCCTATGCCCAACTCGACCGGATCCTCACCAGCCAGGCGTACATGCTCTCCACCGTGGATTACTTCACGTTGCTGGGATGGGCGTTCGTGGGGCTGATCGTGCTGGTATGGCTGGCGAAGCCGCCGTTTGCGGCGAAGGCGGGGCCGGCATCGGCGGGGCACTGA